Proteins from a genomic interval of Cucumis melo cultivar AY chromosome 7, USDA_Cmelo_AY_1.0, whole genome shotgun sequence:
- the LOC103487659 gene encoding auxin-responsive protein SAUR78 yields MKKINSLLRKCKSLSRQLGRSSSYSSLRSKSTREDLWVCEKQEEDFEQQFDQKVSGNNNVVLYVGSTRKKYAINSKYLSHPLLNALIDKSKSKKLVDDHDDEHEEHDDGDDEDCILVRCEVVLFDHLLWMLENSDPNITFDSNLEELAELYVF; encoded by the coding sequence atgaaaaaaataaattctctATTGCGAAAATGCAAAAGCCTTTCAAGGCAACTGGGAAGATCTTCATCATACAGCAGCTTGAGATCAAAATCCACAAGAGAAGATCTTTGGGTTTGtgaaaaacaagaagaagattTTGAGCAACAATTTGATCAAAAGGTGAGTGGCAATAATAATGTAGTTTTATATGTTGGAAGTACAAGAAAGAAATATgcaataaattcaaaatatttgaGCCATCCTTTGTTAAATGCTCTTATTGATAAATCAAAGTCTAAGAAATTAGTTGATGATCATGATGATGAACATGAAGAACATGATGATGGTGATGATGAAGATTGTATTTTAGTGAGATGTGAAGTTGTTTTATTTGATCATCTTTTGTGGATGTTGGAAAATTCTGATCCAAATATTACTTTTGATTCTAATTTGGAGGAATTGGCTGAACTTTATGTTTTTTGA
- the LOC127150312 gene encoding uncharacterized protein LOC127150312, whose protein sequence is MSIKNSNKILPDLSKLEPLDGTNYHPTTSASSDPESSTGPSVTSADQVKKNQVNDLEKYAKDNNTVRGHMLNHMSDPMFDLFVVQKSAKDIWSTLKSRYGGDDDGRKKYVVGKWLQFQMTNDKPVVEQIHEYENLVANILSEGLKMCEILQANFLLERFPPSWNDYRNHLKHKKKNLKLQELISHMRTEEANRLKDKLASKNLNSVIANLVESSIVNRHRTKQDKGHKGKNSEKRQFKAPRGQIKKKKLVCYVCGKEGHKSYQCNQRKWRPNQKPTPQANLAEQDNEVIAAVVEASLIENKTDWILILEPRDTFAPTENVSMTTKILLIKNAYS, encoded by the exons ATGTCGATCAAGAACTCCAACAAAATTCTACCTGACCTATCCAAACTTGAGCCACTTGATGGAACGAATTACCACC CTACCACTTCAGCATCTTCTGATCCAGAATCATCCACAGGGCCTTCTGTTACTTCCGCTGACCAAGTAAAGAAGAACCAAGTGAACGATCTTGAAAAGTATGCAAAGGATAACAACACTGTTCGTGGACATATGTTGAACCACATGTCAGACCCGATGTTTGACCTATTCGTAGTTCAAAAATCTGCCAAGGACATCTGGAGCACCCTGAAATCTCGGTATGGAGGAGATGATGATGGACGAAAGAAATATGTTGTCGGAAAGTGGCTGCAGTTCCAGATGACTAACGACAAGCCAGTTGTGGAACAAATACATGAGTACGAGAACCTGGTGGCGAACATTCTATCTGAAGGCCTGAAGATGTGTGAAATACTTCAAGCAAATTTCCTGCTCGAGAGGTTTCCTCCATCATGGAATGACTACCGTAATCACCTTAAGCACAAGAAGAAGAATCTGAAACTTCAGGAACTCATCAGTCACATGCGCACAGAAGAAGCCAACAGACTGAAAGATAAGTTAGcctccaaaaatttaaattcagttATTGCTAACTTGGTTGAATCTTCTATTGTAAATAGACACAGAACCAAGCAGGATAAAGGACATAAGGGGAAAAACTCAGAGAAAAGACAGTTCAAGGCTCCTAGGGGACAAATCAAGAAGAAAAAACTAGTTTGTTATGTGTGCGGAAAGGAAGGACACAAATCATACCAATGTAACCAAAGGAAATGGAGACCAAACCAGAAACCAACACCTCAAGCCAATCTAGCAGAACAAGATAATGAGGTCATAGCAGCCGTAGTGGAGGCCAGCCTGATAGAAAATAAGACTGACTGGATTCTTATACTAGAGCCTCGAGACACTTTTGCACCAACCGAGAACGTCTCCATGACTACGAAGATACTATTGATAAAGAATGCGTATTCATAG